In the genome of Deinococcus yavapaiensis KR-236, one region contains:
- the meaB gene encoding methylmalonyl Co-A mutase-associated GTPase MeaB, whose product MLSALLERFRRGDARALARLITLVESDAESASELLRRVRSGVTPVPVIGVTGSPGSGKSTLVDALIAVARTRGLKVAVVAVDPSSPFSGGAILGDRIRMLRHHADEGVFVRSVASRGALGGLSRRTMGVVSVLEAFGFDLIFLETVGVGQSEVDIASVADHTALVLTPGGGDGVQAFKAGIMEIADLLVVNKADLPGADTLVRELRAAQSLAPHDEHTIFAEILKTVAAKGEGVEGLLDAVFRHREKLGEAGVLKRRLERAKFEVGAEIQDRARAVLHGASAESLRNVAEGRTTAAELAESLLNQARR is encoded by the coding sequence ATTCTGAGCGCGCTGCTGGAACGCTTTCGGCGAGGAGATGCGCGGGCGCTCGCGCGGCTCATCACCCTCGTGGAGTCGGACGCCGAGTCGGCGTCCGAGTTGTTGCGCCGCGTGCGCTCGGGCGTGACGCCCGTACCGGTGATCGGCGTGACGGGCAGTCCCGGCAGCGGAAAAAGCACCCTCGTGGACGCCTTGATCGCCGTGGCTCGCACGCGCGGCTTGAAGGTCGCCGTGGTCGCCGTGGACCCCAGCAGTCCCTTTTCGGGGGGCGCGATTCTGGGAGACCGCATTCGTATGCTGCGTCACCACGCGGACGAGGGCGTGTTCGTGCGTTCCGTCGCGTCGCGCGGCGCCCTCGGCGGCTTGTCGCGGCGCACGATGGGCGTCGTGAGCGTCCTCGAAGCGTTCGGCTTCGACCTCATCTTCCTGGAGACGGTCGGCGTGGGGCAAAGCGAGGTGGACATCGCGTCCGTCGCGGACCACACGGCGCTCGTCCTCACGCCGGGCGGCGGGGACGGCGTGCAGGCCTTCAAGGCGGGCATCATGGAGATCGCGGATCTGCTGGTGGTGAACAAGGCGGACTTGCCCGGCGCGGACACCCTCGTGCGCGAGCTTCGCGCCGCGCAGTCGCTCGCGCCGCACGACGAGCACACGATCTTCGCCGAGATCCTCAAGACGGTCGCCGCGAAGGGCGAAGGCGTGGAGGGTTTGCTGGACGCGGTGTTTCGCCACCGCGAGAAGCTCGGCGAGGCGGGCGTGTTGAAGCGCCGCTTGGAGCGCGCGAAGTTCGAGGTCGGCGCCGAGATTCAAGACCGCGCGCGGGCCGTCCTGCACGGCGCGAGCGCCGAGTCGCTGCGAAACGTCGCCGAGGGACGCACCACGGCCGCCGAGCTCGCCGAGTCGCTGTTGAATCAAGCGCGACGCTGA
- a CDS encoding ABC transporter ATP-binding protein, translating to MLADVSLDIRRGEFFSLLGPSGCGKTTLLRILAGFEDWDKGEVLIGGRDMRGVPPHLRDVHTVFQSYALFPHMTVWDNVAFGLRMAKRSASEVRERVGKALELVRIEALAKRRPAELSGGQRQRVALARAIVLEPEVLLLDEPLSALDLKLRKELQVELSNLQETLGITFVFVTHDQEEALVMSDRIAVMNAGRIEQIGRAEDLYERPRTAFVANFLGTSNLVEGRVVTFTPELATIRTRYGDLVTKDAGDLSENEQVLLSVRPEKLRLSRDASGATNTIRARVDDIVYTGAENQYLLEANGQRLVAFQLNSDIGSDQEFDYDEEVTLFLPPENLIVLEEYTPDGSLSEAT from the coding sequence GTGCTCGCCGACGTCAGCCTCGACATTCGGCGCGGCGAGTTCTTCAGCCTGCTCGGCCCGTCGGGCTGCGGCAAGACGACGTTGCTGCGCATCTTGGCGGGCTTCGAGGACTGGGACAAGGGAGAAGTCCTCATCGGCGGGCGCGACATGCGCGGCGTGCCGCCGCACTTGCGCGACGTTCACACGGTCTTCCAGTCGTACGCGCTCTTTCCGCACATGACGGTGTGGGACAACGTCGCGTTCGGACTGCGCATGGCCAAGCGGTCCGCGTCCGAGGTGCGCGAGCGCGTCGGCAAGGCGTTGGAACTCGTACGCATCGAAGCGCTCGCGAAGCGCCGCCCCGCCGAACTGTCAGGCGGGCAACGGCAACGCGTGGCCCTCGCGCGGGCGATCGTGCTGGAGCCGGAAGTGCTGTTGCTCGACGAGCCCCTCTCGGCGCTCGACCTCAAGTTGCGCAAGGAGCTGCAAGTCGAGCTCTCGAACTTGCAGGAGACGCTCGGCATCACCTTCGTGTTCGTCACGCACGACCAAGAGGAAGCGCTCGTGATGAGCGACCGCATCGCGGTCATGAACGCGGGACGCATCGAGCAGATCGGACGCGCCGAGGATCTTTACGAGCGGCCCCGCACGGCGTTCGTCGCGAACTTTCTCGGCACGTCGAACCTCGTGGAGGGGCGCGTCGTGACGTTCACGCCCGAACTCGCCACGATTCGCACGCGGTACGGCGACCTCGTCACGAAGGACGCCGGCGACCTCTCGGAGAACGAGCAGGTGCTGCTGAGCGTGCGTCCGGAGAAGTTGCGACTTTCGCGAGACGCCTCGGGCGCAACGAACACCATTCGCGCGCGCGTGGACGACATCGTGTACACGGGCGCCGAGAATCAGTACCTGCTTGAAGCGAACGGTCAGCGCCTCGTGGCCTTCCAGCTCAACTCGGACATCGGAAGCGACCAGGAATTCGATTACGACGAGGAAGTCACGCTGTTCCTTCCGCCGGAGAACTTGATCGTGCTGGAGGAGTACACGCCCGACGGCTCTCTTTCGGAGGCGACGTGA
- a CDS encoding ABC transporter permease, with amino-acid sequence MKAVRRFSATLGPGFVWLALFVVLPTLIIFGYSFLTRTDIGGVGLPVTLENYARFLGFDVLGFDPLYLQILWRSVVLAFFTTLLCVLIGYPLAFYVATQAPRRKNILLLLLIIPFWTNFLIRTYAWIVILGREGVVNALAAHVGLGPFELYPSLFAVYIGMVYGFLPFFVLPVYASVERVDWTLAEAAADLGASPARAFWHAVFPQTVPGLVAGILLTFIPALGTFVTPDILGGAETALIGNVVQQQFSQSRDWPFGSAVGIILMAFVLLGLYVYARAAGQKGLENLA; translated from the coding sequence GTGAAGGCGGTGCGGCGCTTTTCTGCCACGCTCGGGCCGGGCTTCGTGTGGCTGGCCCTTTTCGTGGTCCTCCCGACGCTCATCATCTTCGGGTACTCGTTCTTGACGCGCACGGACATCGGCGGCGTGGGGCTGCCCGTCACGCTGGAGAACTACGCGCGCTTTCTCGGCTTCGACGTTCTCGGCTTCGACCCGCTCTACTTGCAGATTTTGTGGCGCTCGGTCGTCCTCGCGTTCTTCACGACCCTTTTGTGCGTCTTGATCGGTTACCCGCTCGCGTTCTACGTCGCTACGCAGGCGCCTCGGCGCAAGAACATCCTGCTGCTGCTGCTCATCATCCCGTTTTGGACGAACTTCTTGATTCGCACGTACGCGTGGATCGTGATCTTGGGGCGCGAAGGCGTCGTGAACGCGCTCGCCGCGCACGTCGGCCTCGGGCCGTTCGAGTTGTACCCCAGCCTTTTCGCCGTGTACATCGGCATGGTGTACGGCTTCCTCCCGTTCTTCGTGCTGCCTGTCTACGCTTCGGTGGAACGCGTCGACTGGACGCTCGCCGAGGCGGCCGCCGACCTCGGCGCGAGTCCCGCGCGGGCCTTTTGGCACGCCGTCTTTCCGCAAACGGTGCCCGGCCTCGTGGCGGGCATCCTGCTGACGTTCATTCCCGCCCTCGGCACCTTCGTCACGCCCGACATCTTGGGAGGCGCCGAGACGGCGCTCATCGGTAACGTCGTGCAGCAGCAGTTCAGCCAATCGCGCGACTGGCCGTTCGGTTCGGCCGTCGGCATCATCCTCATGGCGTTCGTGCTGCTCGGCTTGTACGTCTACGCGCGAGCGGCGGGGCAAAAGGGCTTGGAGAACCTCGCGTGA